Proteins from a single region of Haloarcula laminariae:
- a CDS encoding archaea-specific SMC-related protein, with protein sequence MHPAMTADGEATVTVENIGGIESATVCLSPGVTVLAGRNATNRTSFLTAMMAALGSDWTTVKGDAKRGRVSLSLGEETYTRRITRTEDGVVSSGDGLLADPTLANLFAFLLADNEARRAVVRGDELRDIIMRPVDTSELRREIQDAEQRKAEIDEELDAIASLKQRLPELERRRTETQSEITATREELAEVEDRLDGRDLTVELTQPNSDDLETRLDELRATREELRRVRADISDEQESLSALREERGRLAAELAGLPDAPADRLAELESDLSARRERKRELSTYASRLQTIIGLNEEFADGAHDRVATALGGTPDSVGDITDKLYRGSKTTCWTCGSTVRPERFESTLETLREHRQETFAEIDELTAKIETLAEEQTRLTEMVDRREELTDTIDDVDAEIERRQEALSDLREQRDNLSDSVRALEGEVAALRSVEVDELLDLHSEANELEFTLESLESTLEDIEAEIAEAEAEIRRDEALVSRRESVVQELIDLRTRIDTLETEATTAFNDRMADLLDILDYENVERIWLERLDGPGDSVATVDADSVIEGSEFALHVVRSSVGGTVYEDTVAHLSESERAVTGLVFALAGYLVHDVAEQVPFMLLDSLEAIDADRIAALVEYFSDEVPYLVVALLPEDAAALPDSYDRVRNIGQSQSQ encoded by the coding sequence ATGCACCCGGCGATGACGGCCGACGGGGAGGCGACCGTGACCGTCGAGAACATCGGCGGCATCGAGTCTGCGACGGTGTGCCTGTCGCCGGGCGTGACCGTCCTCGCCGGTCGGAACGCGACCAACCGGACCTCGTTCCTGACGGCGATGATGGCCGCGCTCGGTAGCGACTGGACCACAGTCAAAGGCGACGCGAAGCGGGGGCGCGTCTCGCTGTCGCTCGGTGAGGAGACGTACACGCGTCGGATTACGCGGACGGAAGACGGGGTCGTCAGCTCCGGCGACGGGCTGCTCGCCGACCCGACGCTTGCCAACCTCTTTGCCTTTCTCCTGGCTGACAACGAGGCGCGCCGGGCCGTCGTCCGGGGCGACGAGCTCCGCGACATCATCATGCGGCCGGTGGACACGTCGGAGCTGCGCCGCGAGATTCAGGACGCGGAACAGCGCAAGGCCGAAATCGACGAGGAGCTGGACGCCATCGCCTCGCTCAAACAGCGGCTCCCGGAACTGGAACGGCGACGCACCGAAACGCAGTCGGAGATAACGGCGACGCGCGAGGAGCTGGCCGAGGTCGAGGACCGCCTCGACGGGCGCGACCTCACGGTCGAGCTGACACAGCCGAACTCGGACGACCTCGAGACCCGACTCGACGAGCTGCGGGCGACCCGCGAGGAGCTCCGGCGGGTCCGGGCCGACATCTCCGACGAACAGGAGAGCCTCTCGGCCCTGCGGGAGGAACGCGGGCGGCTCGCCGCCGAACTGGCCGGCCTCCCCGACGCGCCGGCAGACCGGCTCGCGGAGCTGGAATCGGACCTCTCGGCCCGCCGCGAGCGCAAGCGCGAACTCTCGACGTACGCCTCCCGCCTCCAGACCATCATCGGGCTCAACGAGGAGTTCGCCGACGGCGCACACGACCGCGTCGCCACCGCCCTGGGCGGGACGCCCGACAGCGTCGGCGATATCACCGACAAGCTCTATCGCGGGTCGAAGACGACCTGCTGGACCTGCGGCTCGACGGTCCGGCCCGAACGCTTCGAGTCGACCCTGGAGACCCTGCGCGAGCACCGGCAGGAGACGTTCGCGGAGATAGACGAACTGACGGCCAAAATCGAGACGCTGGCCGAGGAGCAGACCCGCCTCACCGAGATGGTGGACCGACGCGAGGAGCTCACCGACACAATCGACGACGTCGACGCCGAGATAGAGCGCCGCCAGGAGGCCCTCTCGGACCTGCGGGAGCAACGGGACAACCTCTCGGACAGCGTCCGGGCACTCGAAGGCGAGGTGGCGGCGCTGCGCTCGGTCGAGGTCGACGAACTGCTCGACCTCCACAGCGAAGCCAACGAACTGGAGTTTACGCTCGAATCGCTGGAATCGACGCTCGAAGACATCGAAGCGGAGATTGCCGAGGCCGAAGCGGAGATTCGCCGCGACGAGGCGCTTGTCAGCCGCCGCGAGTCCGTCGTCCAGGAGCTCATCGACCTGCGGACCCGCATCGACACCCTGGAGACGGAGGCGACGACGGCGTTCAACGACCGCATGGCCGACCTGCTCGACATACTGGACTACGAGAACGTCGAGCGCATCTGGCTCGAACGGCTCGACGGCCCGGGCGATTCGGTGGCTACCGTCGACGCCGACTCGGTCATCGAGGGCTCGGAGTTCGCGCTCCACGTGGTCCGCAGCTCCGTCGGCGGGACCGTCTACGAGGACACTGTGGCCCACCTCTCGGAGTCGGAGCGGGCGGTCACCGGGCTCGTCTTCGCGCTGGCCGGCTATCTCGTCCACGACGTCGCCGAGCAGGTCCCGTTCATGCTGCTCGACTCCCTGGAGGCCATCGACGCCGACCGCATCGCCGCCCTG
- a CDS encoding HPr family phosphocarrier protein → MSQERTVEIVPEAGLHARPAALFVEAVNDHEAEVEAGPPDGDLVPAQSMIAVTSLGVGHGDELRLVADGPDAGAVLDELERILTTPEDELEA, encoded by the coding sequence ATGAGCCAGGAGCGCACCGTCGAAATCGTCCCGGAAGCGGGCCTGCACGCCCGCCCGGCGGCGCTGTTCGTCGAGGCGGTCAACGACCACGAGGCCGAGGTCGAGGCCGGTCCCCCCGACGGGGACCTCGTCCCGGCCCAGTCGATGATTGCCGTCACCAGCCTCGGCGTCGGTCACGGCGACGAACTCCGACTCGTCGCCGACGGCCCCGACGCCGGCGCGGTCCTCGACGAGCTAGAGCGAATACTGACAACCCCCGAGGACGAACTAGAGGCGTAA
- a CDS encoding PTS fructose transporter subunit IIC: MSESNKTERMLRSHLTSVKEDLMTGVSFMIPFVTIGGIFLALAYAVGDTEAVFSNTGSAGWFLAQVGTAGLTIMVPILGAYIAYAIADRPGLAPGFLLSYLIQDGAVVAEAAKVIGISGGEAGAGYLGAIVAGLLAGYVARWFKGLDVPEFLAPMMPVLIIPVATMAVLTPIMLFVLGVPVALANAGLTGFLEGMQGGQAILVGTILGGMMAFDMGGPVNKVAYVFSTGLITEGIYAPMAAVMIGGMVPPIGLALSNFISPHKYAAEMYENAKSGVVLGFSFITEGAIPYAAADPLRVIPAVVAGSAVGGAASMAMNVTMPAPHGGIFVIPLSNKPFMFLACIVLGSFVTAAVALVLKPDFEDRVDAGTESASTGASPSDD; encoded by the coding sequence ATGTCAGAGAGCAACAAAACCGAACGCATGCTCCGGTCGCACCTGACCTCCGTCAAGGAGGACCTGATGACCGGCGTGTCGTTCATGATTCCGTTCGTCACCATCGGTGGTATCTTCCTCGCCCTCGCGTACGCGGTGGGCGATACCGAAGCAGTGTTCTCGAACACCGGCTCGGCCGGCTGGTTCCTCGCCCAGGTCGGTACCGCCGGCCTCACAATCATGGTCCCCATCCTGGGGGCCTACATCGCCTACGCCATCGCTGACCGGCCGGGCCTCGCGCCCGGCTTCCTGCTCTCGTACCTCATCCAGGACGGGGCCGTCGTCGCGGAGGCGGCGAAGGTCATCGGCATCTCCGGCGGCGAGGCCGGCGCCGGCTACCTCGGCGCCATCGTCGCCGGGCTGCTGGCCGGGTACGTGGCCCGCTGGTTCAAGGGCCTCGACGTGCCGGAGTTCCTCGCCCCCATGATGCCCGTGCTCATCATTCCGGTCGCCACGATGGCCGTGCTGACGCCCATCATGCTGTTCGTGCTGGGCGTCCCGGTCGCGCTCGCTAACGCGGGCCTCACCGGCTTCCTGGAGGGAATGCAGGGCGGGCAGGCGATTCTCGTCGGAACGATTCTGGGCGGGATGATGGCCTTCGACATGGGCGGTCCGGTCAACAAGGTGGCCTACGTCTTCTCGACGGGGCTCATCACCGAGGGCATCTACGCGCCGATGGCGGCCGTGATGATCGGCGGGATGGTCCCGCCTATCGGCCTGGCGCTGTCGAACTTCATCTCCCCGCACAAGTACGCGGCCGAGATGTACGAGAACGCGAAGAGCGGCGTCGTGCTGGGTTTCTCGTTCATCACTGAGGGCGCGATTCCGTACGCGGCGGCCGACCCGCTGCGTGTCATCCCCGCGGTCGTGGCCGGCAGCGCCGTCGGCGGCGCCGCCTCGATGGCGATGAACGTCACGATGCCCGCGCCCCACGGCGGCATCTTCGTCATCCCGCTGTCGAACAAGCCGTTCATGTTCCTCGCCTGCATCGTGCTGGGGTCGTTCGTCACGGCGGCCGTCGCACTCGTACTGAAACCCGACTTCGAGGACCGCGTCGACGCCGGCACCGAGTCCGCGTCGACGGGCGCCTCGCCGAGCGACGACTAA
- a CDS encoding PTS sugar transporter subunit IIA has product MTDQIPDDIDELIPASHISLSEPPAEKEATIEFLLDLVVESGRVDDRQAALDALLAREEETSTGVGMGIGIPHAKTEAVNRPSLAFARSDEGIDFGSMDGEPATLIFMILVPKEGGEDHLTILSSLSRALMHDDVRERLHEAEDESEVQDTLREAIA; this is encoded by the coding sequence ATGACAGACCAGATACCCGACGACATCGACGAGCTGATTCCGGCGAGCCACATCTCGCTGTCCGAGCCGCCGGCCGAGAAGGAGGCGACCATCGAGTTCCTGCTCGACTTAGTGGTCGAGTCGGGCCGCGTCGACGACCGACAGGCGGCCCTGGACGCGCTGCTGGCCCGCGAAGAGGAGACGAGCACCGGCGTCGGCATGGGCATCGGTATCCCCCACGCCAAGACCGAGGCCGTCAATCGCCCGTCGCTCGCCTTCGCCCGCTCTGACGAGGGCATCGACTTCGGTTCGATGGACGGCGAGCCCGCGACGCTCATCTTCATGATACTCGTCCCCAAGGAGGGCGGCGAGGACCACCTCACCATCCTCAGCTCGCTCTCGCGGGCGCTGATGCACGACGACGTGCGCGAGCGCTTACACGAGGCCGAAGACGAGAGCGAGGTCCAGGACACGCTCCGGGAGGCCATCGCATGA